The following coding sequences are from one Granulicella arctica window:
- a CDS encoding gluconokinase yields the protein MIVVLMGVSGSGKSTIGALLAEREGVVFADADDYHPIANKQKMAAGHPLNDEDRQPWLETLNGVMRGWFEAGIGGVLACSALKDKYRATLVSGMPAGAVDFVLLELSKEQIAERMKARHHEFMNPALLDSQLATLEVPKDALRIKNDRSPEEIVQQILLHIHDED from the coding sequence ATGATCGTTGTCTTGATGGGGGTAAGCGGATCGGGGAAGTCGACGATTGGCGCGTTGCTGGCCGAGCGTGAGGGCGTTGTCTTCGCTGATGCAGATGATTATCATCCGATTGCGAATAAGCAGAAGATGGCGGCAGGCCATCCGCTGAATGATGAGGATCGGCAGCCATGGCTGGAGACGCTGAACGGAGTGATGCGCGGATGGTTCGAGGCTGGGATCGGCGGTGTGCTGGCGTGCTCAGCCCTGAAGGATAAGTACCGGGCGACGCTGGTGTCGGGGATGCCTGCGGGTGCGGTAGACTTCGTGCTGCTGGAATTGTCGAAGGAGCAGATCGCGGAGCGGATGAAGGCCAGGCATCACGAGTTCATGAACCCAGCATTACTGGATAGCCAACTTGCGACGCTGGAGGTCCCGAAGGATGCGTTGCGGATAAAGAATGACCGGTCGCCGGAAGAGATTGTGCAACAGATACTGTTACATATTCATGATGAGGATTGA
- the larC gene encoding nickel pincer cofactor biosynthesis protein LarC, protein MRIAYLDCFAGISGDMFLGALIDAGVDPNVLHDAVAALNLGATLRIETVDRSGISSTKVHVMEGTRLAETTQYEHGHTHQHHPRTQHQHKAGHPHTHDEHQHAHGRSLSVIRNLIQSASLDAPVKQTAIRAFELLGASEAKIHNVPVEQIHFHEVGAVDAIVDIVAASAGIHALHVQQWFASPLNVGGGMVDCAHGRFPVPAPATADLLKGIPTYSATVQMELVTPTGAALLRALDCTFGQQPLMRVERIGYGAGSRNPKNFPNVLRLSIGDSASVPETPGAPSFALYAEGGIDGTETVTILETALDDLNPQILAYVTESALALGACDVMCTAVQMKKGRLGTLLTILTDSAHAAALERLLLRETSTLGIRIHHEHRSCLDRTHVPVATPYGEVRIKVGSLRGEELNAQPEFEDCCAAAATHNVPIKQVLQAATAAYLNGKAQ, encoded by the coding sequence ATGCGCATCGCCTATCTCGACTGCTTCGCCGGAATTAGCGGCGACATGTTCCTCGGCGCACTGATCGACGCCGGAGTCGATCCAAACGTTCTTCACGACGCCGTCGCCGCCCTCAACCTCGGCGCAACCCTCCGCATCGAAACCGTTGACCGCAGCGGCATCTCCAGCACTAAAGTCCACGTTATGGAAGGCACCCGACTAGCCGAAACAACCCAGTACGAGCATGGCCACACTCACCAGCATCATCCCCGCACCCAGCACCAGCACAAGGCTGGCCATCCCCACACGCACGACGAGCACCAACACGCACATGGCCGCTCCCTCAGCGTAATCCGCAACCTCATCCAATCTGCCTCACTCGACGCGCCGGTCAAACAGACTGCCATCCGTGCTTTCGAGCTCCTAGGAGCCTCTGAAGCCAAGATCCACAACGTCCCCGTCGAGCAGATCCACTTCCACGAGGTCGGTGCCGTTGACGCCATCGTCGATATCGTCGCGGCCTCCGCAGGCATCCACGCACTCCACGTCCAGCAGTGGTTTGCGAGCCCCCTCAACGTAGGCGGCGGCATGGTTGATTGCGCCCACGGCCGCTTCCCTGTCCCCGCGCCCGCCACCGCCGACCTCCTCAAAGGCATCCCCACCTACTCCGCCACCGTCCAGATGGAGCTCGTCACGCCCACCGGAGCCGCGCTCCTCCGCGCCCTCGACTGCACCTTCGGCCAACAACCCCTCATGCGCGTCGAACGCATCGGTTACGGCGCAGGCTCCCGCAATCCGAAGAACTTCCCCAACGTCCTCCGCCTCTCCATCGGCGATTCAGCCTCCGTCCCCGAAACTCCGGGTGCCCCATCCTTCGCGCTTTATGCGGAGGGTGGGATCGACGGAACCGAGACCGTCACCATCCTTGAAACCGCCCTCGACGACCTAAACCCGCAGATCCTGGCCTACGTCACCGAGTCCGCCTTAGCCCTCGGTGCCTGCGACGTCATGTGCACCGCCGTGCAGATGAAGAAAGGCCGCCTCGGCACTCTCCTCACCATCCTCACCGACAGCGCCCACGCCGCAGCCCTCGAGCGTCTCCTGCTCCGCGAAACCAGCACCCTCGGCATCCGCATCCACCACGAGCACCGCTCCTGCCTCGATCGCACCCACGTCCCCGTTGCCACGCCCTACGGCGAGGTCCGCATCAAAGTCGGCTCCCTCCGCGGCGAAGAACTCAACGCGCAACCCGAGTTCGAAGACTGCTGCGCCGCTGCCGCCACGCACAACGTCCCTATAAAACAAGTCCTCCAGGCCGCCACCGCCGCCTACCTCAACGGTAAAGCCCAATGA
- the larB gene encoding nickel pincer cofactor biosynthesis protein LarB translates to MNRTTLLDLLAEVQRGTITTEQATAQLANLPFEDLGYAKIDHHRSLRTGLPEVIYAAGKTPAQTAEIFSRMAATGVAVLATRATSETFEAVHTLTPEATYHPIARAITHGSALTTQGKIAVLSAGTSDLPVAEEAAVTAELFGVRVTRITDVGVAGVHRLLAHRDTLSNADAIIVCAGMEGALPSVVGGLVGVPVIAVPTSVGYGASFAGAAALLGMLNSCSPNVTVVNIDNGFGAAYTATLIAHAAHR, encoded by the coding sequence ATGAACCGCACCACCCTGCTCGATCTGCTGGCTGAAGTCCAGCGCGGAACAATCACAACCGAGCAAGCCACGGCCCAGCTCGCCAACCTCCCCTTCGAAGACCTCGGCTACGCCAAGATCGACCACCATCGCAGCCTCCGTACCGGCCTGCCCGAGGTCATCTACGCCGCCGGTAAGACACCTGCGCAGACCGCCGAAATTTTTAGCCGGATGGCCGCTACCGGCGTAGCCGTCCTCGCTACCCGAGCCACCTCCGAAACCTTCGAAGCCGTCCACACCCTTACCCCAGAAGCAACCTATCACCCCATCGCCCGCGCCATCACCCACGGCTCCGCTCTCACCACACAGGGTAAGATTGCCGTCCTCTCGGCAGGTACCAGCGACCTCCCTGTCGCCGAAGAAGCCGCCGTCACCGCCGAACTCTTCGGTGTTCGCGTCACCCGCATCACAGACGTCGGCGTCGCCGGCGTCCACCGCCTCCTCGCCCATCGCGACACCCTTAGCAACGCCGATGCCATCATCGTCTGCGCCGGCATGGAAGGCGCGCTCCCCTCCGTCGTCGGCGGTCTCGTCGGCGTCCCCGTCATCGCCGTCCCCACCAGCGTAGGCTATGGAGCCTCCTTTGCTGGAGCAGCAGCTCTCCTCGGCATGCTCAACTCCTGTTCTCCCAACGTCACCGTCGTCAACATCGACAACGGCTTTGGCGCAGCCTACACCGCAACCCTCATCGCCCACGCCGCCCACAGGTAG
- a CDS encoding tagaturonate epimerase family protein, translating into MSDGLRLPKFSVGVGDRFAHQAKAQLAACVLAADAGVEVIPVWNKSNREHMIIGSEPSQTRKAADVAVKELGWTKPYFLDADHINLKTVERFLAPCDFFTLDVADLIGQPAKPEAVAAFVKRHPELVGTVTIPHIAEPFKTDETFVTGVANKFLAAVQHAGEIYRLLVEKKGAGNFVPEVSMDETDSPQTPVELLIILAAIADEKIPIQTIAPKFTGRFNKGVDYVGDVAQFTKEFEEDLAAIAFAIRTYGLPENLKLSVHSGSDKFSIYKAIHDGVKKFGAGVHVKTAGTTWLEELIGLAEAGGSGLEIAKEVYADAYAHSEELCAPYATVIDIDPAKLPTPEVVNSWTSEQFTSALRHDQSNKAYNQSFRQLLHVGFKVAAKMGDRYLKALEANEEIVAKNVTTNLFERHIKPVFLGL; encoded by the coding sequence ATGAGTGATGGATTGAGGCTTCCAAAGTTTTCGGTGGGCGTGGGTGATCGTTTCGCTCATCAGGCAAAAGCTCAGCTTGCGGCGTGCGTGTTGGCGGCTGATGCAGGTGTTGAGGTTATTCCGGTATGGAACAAGTCGAACCGCGAGCACATGATTATAGGTTCGGAGCCGAGTCAGACGCGTAAGGCGGCGGATGTGGCAGTGAAGGAGCTTGGCTGGACCAAACCGTACTTTCTCGATGCGGACCATATCAACCTGAAGACGGTGGAACGGTTTCTTGCGCCGTGCGACTTCTTTACGCTCGATGTGGCAGACCTGATCGGTCAGCCGGCGAAGCCGGAGGCGGTAGCGGCGTTTGTAAAGCGGCATCCGGAGCTGGTGGGGACGGTGACGATTCCGCATATCGCCGAGCCGTTTAAGACAGATGAGACATTTGTTACCGGAGTGGCGAACAAGTTCCTCGCGGCGGTGCAACATGCGGGGGAGATCTATCGTCTGCTGGTGGAGAAGAAGGGCGCGGGGAACTTCGTGCCTGAGGTGTCAATGGACGAGACGGATTCGCCGCAGACGCCGGTGGAGCTACTGATTATTCTGGCAGCGATTGCGGACGAGAAGATCCCGATCCAGACGATTGCACCGAAGTTTACCGGCCGCTTCAACAAGGGCGTGGACTATGTGGGAGACGTGGCGCAGTTCACGAAGGAGTTTGAAGAAGACCTGGCGGCGATTGCGTTTGCGATCAGGACATACGGGTTGCCGGAGAATCTGAAGCTCAGTGTGCACTCCGGCTCGGACAAGTTTTCGATCTACAAGGCGATCCACGATGGCGTGAAGAAGTTCGGCGCGGGCGTGCATGTGAAGACGGCGGGGACGACGTGGCTCGAGGAGTTGATTGGGCTGGCGGAGGCCGGCGGATCGGGACTTGAGATCGCGAAGGAGGTGTATGCCGACGCGTATGCGCACAGTGAGGAGCTTTGTGCGCCGTATGCGACGGTGATCGACATCGATCCGGCGAAGCTGCCGACGCCTGAGGTAGTCAATAGTTGGACGAGCGAGCAGTTCACCTCGGCGCTGCGGCATGACCAATCGAACAAGGCGTATAACCAGAGCTTCCGGCAACTGCTGCATGTGGGCTTCAAGGTTGCTGCGAAGATGGGCGACCGGTATCTGAAAGCGCTTGAAGCGAACGAGGAAATTGTGGCAAAGAATGTGACCACGAACCTGTTCGAGCGGCACATCAAACCGGTGTTCCTGGGGCTCTGA
- a CDS encoding SDR family NAD(P)-dependent oxidoreductase, with protein sequence MGHPLFDLSGKTAVVVGGTSGIGLAMAVGLAEAGANVVASSRRAEQVDEAASAIEAKGVKSLRLTSDVGDRASLQALLDETVKELEKVDILINCAGKIKRAPTVDFPEETWNDIMDTNVTGTLRACQIFGRHMLERGYGRIINIASLNTFVSLKEVTAYAASKAAVGALTKSLAVEWSSLGVTVNAIAPGVFRTALNADLLDKSERGKELRMRTPMGRFGKTEELVGAAIFLASDASAFITGEILVVDGGFLASGVNQ encoded by the coding sequence ATGGGACATCCCTTGTTTGATCTGAGCGGCAAGACGGCTGTGGTTGTGGGCGGGACGTCGGGTATTGGGCTGGCGATGGCGGTTGGTCTGGCTGAGGCTGGGGCCAATGTCGTTGCGAGCTCGCGCCGCGCGGAGCAGGTGGACGAGGCGGCGAGCGCGATTGAAGCGAAGGGCGTGAAGTCGCTGCGGCTGACCTCGGATGTAGGAGATCGCGCCTCGTTGCAGGCGTTGCTGGATGAGACGGTGAAGGAGTTGGAGAAGGTTGATATCCTCATCAACTGCGCGGGGAAGATCAAGCGAGCGCCGACGGTCGATTTTCCCGAAGAGACGTGGAACGACATTATGGATACGAATGTGACGGGGACGCTGCGAGCGTGCCAGATATTCGGCAGGCATATGCTTGAGCGGGGTTATGGGCGGATCATCAATATCGCTTCGTTGAACACGTTTGTCTCATTGAAAGAAGTGACCGCGTATGCGGCGAGCAAGGCTGCTGTGGGGGCGTTGACGAAGTCACTGGCGGTGGAGTGGAGTTCGCTGGGAGTGACGGTGAATGCGATTGCTCCGGGTGTCTTTCGGACGGCTCTGAACGCGGATTTGCTGGATAAGAGCGAACGAGGCAAGGAGCTGCGTATGCGCACGCCGATGGGACGGTTCGGTAAGACGGAGGAGCTGGTAGGGGCGGCGATCTTTCTGGCGAGCGACGCTTCGGCGTTTATTACCGGGGAGATTCTGGTGGTCGATGGAGGATTTCTGGCGAGTGGTGTCAACCAGTAG